From Oncorhynchus mykiss isolate Arlee chromosome 25, USDA_OmykA_1.1, whole genome shotgun sequence, a single genomic window includes:
- the LOC110505926 gene encoding zinc finger protein 541: MTTERRGPHVNHLNQFNHLNHLNQLNHLKPLYSPPAQQTQMTLTEHLGNYETPNCRLMCSVCQRDFKSLPALNGHMRSHRGLRGQPGRSQTYRTQKEGVIPGSPVPIVMPVSVPVRLPASPFPCLEEEHQEGQGRRGQGRRGWKERKKEKRMYSHIHSALVLPRQSTRGAVVFQSVLRSIVQLTNYTPPPMLRPDRDGTGLYCSLTTSDGDMLMSGEHPMKIKPRINVGIGYQADVPPLQDQRHSHSDTHKALVLWTPWDALENSSTQHRVECLLMMSCSSVCPGGGTNSEYALHSLSESRGDFLGTLEKMLLHHWPMTANSLSSYHYAGSDTWSPVEKRLVKKAFMMYQKDFHHIQKTVGTKSVSQCVEYYYTWKRRLRLNVRTPVGLASTLPEVNVRTPVELASTLPEVNVRTPVGLASTLPEVYPSQPTMNGKMGLHTISTQNACQPIHSGSSCPRLQVGSACCSPAPGEVERPSKAHFYGPVCLRMSPSLFSSSPRPSNSAPSAKLHTQPTPPYPCRACAKVFSKVKSRNAHMKTHRHEDTSP; the protein is encoded by the exons AtgaccacagagaggagaggaccacacGTGAACCACCTGAATCAATTTAATCACTTGAAccatttgaatcaattgaacCATCTGAAGCCTCTCTACTCGCCCCCAGCACAGCAGACACAG ATGACATTGACAGAACATTTGGGAAACTATGAGACACCAAACTGCag gtTGATGTGTTCTGTGTGTCAGAGGGACTTTAAGAGTCTTCCTGCTCTTAACGGACACATGCGCTCTCACAGAGGACTCCGCGGACAGCCCGGCAGGTCACAAACATACAGGACG cagaagGAAGGGGTGATTCCAGGGTCTCCTGTCCCCATAGTGATGCCCGTCTCTGTGCCCGTCAGACTCCCTGCCTCCCCATTTCCATGCCTGGAAGAGGAGCACCAAGAGGGGCAGGGAAGGAGGGGGCAGGGAAGGAGGGGATGGAAAGAAAGGAAAAAAGAAAAGAGGATGTATAGCCATATCCACTCTGCTCTTGTCCTGCCCCGCCAGTCCACTAGGGGTGCTGTGGTGTTCCAGAGTGTTCTGCGTTCAATTGTTCAACTGACCAACTACACCCCTCCTCCCATGCTGAGGCCAGACAGGGATGGAACTGGGCTATACTGCTCTCTAACCACAAGTGATGGTGACATGCTAATGTCCGGGGAGCATCCAATGAAGATCAAACC GAGGATCAACGTGGGGATTGGATATCAGGCTGATGTCCCACCTCTTCAGGACCAAAGACACTCTCACTCAGACACCCACAAAGCACTGGTGTTGTGGACGCCCTGGGATGCCCTGGAGAACTCATCCACCCAGcacagag tcgaGTGTCTGTTGATGATGTCATGTTCCAGTGTGTGTCCGGGTGGCGGGACTAACTCTGAGTACGCCCTGCACAGCCTATCCGAGAGCAGAGGAGACTTCCTG GGAACGCTGGAGAAGATGCTCCTTCACCACTGGCCAATGACAgccaactctctctcctcctaccacTACGCAG ggaGTGATACGTGGAGTCCAGTGGAGAAGAGGTTGGTGAAGAAAGCCTTTATGATGTACCAGAAGGACTTCCACCACATTCAGAAAACG gtggggaCTAAGTCAGTGTCTCAGTGTGTAGAGTATTACTACACCTGGAAGAGGAGGCTGCGTCTAAATGTAAGGACCCCGGTCGGGCTGGCCAGCACACTGCCTGAGGTAAATGTAAGGACCCCGGTCGAGCTGGCCAGCACACTGCCTGAGGTAAATGTAAGGACCCCGGTCGGGCTGGCCAGCACACTGCCTGAG GTCTATCCATCTCAGCCCACCATGAATGGTAAGATGGGGCTCCACACCATTTCGACACAGAATGCCTGCCAACCGATCCACAGTGGCTCCTCCTGTCCCCGGCTCCAGGTTGGTTCTGCTTGCTGTAGCCCAGCCccgggagaggtagagaggcccAGCAAGGCTCACTTTTATGGGCCGGTCTGTCTGAGGATGTCCCCCTCTCTATTCAGCTCCAGTCCCAGACCGAGCAACTCTGCCCCCAGCGCCAAGCTCCACACACAGCCTACCCCTCCATACCCCTGTAGGGCGTGTGCCAA ggTGTTCTCTAAAGTGAAGAGTCGTAATGCTCACATGAAGACACATCGCCATGAAGACACATCCCCATGA